A segment of the Mytilus trossulus isolate FHL-02 chromosome 12, PNRI_Mtr1.1.1.hap1, whole genome shotgun sequence genome:
TCGTAGAAAATCAAGTGTCAGAAACAGCAAGAAGTAGTCGATAGGTTTAGCGTCGGCAGTAGGGACATTCTGAGGGCCACTGTTCTCTACAAATCTTTGGTCGTGTAAATAGTCAATCTCAGGAGGTCTAACTCGAAACCAAGGATTGGCATTCATTGGAACATCATTCATCTCATCTTCAGATTCTGAGCTACCGCTTTAAACTTCAAAATCACCATCACTCTCCCCGTCTGAAAACTGCTCTGAATCACTGGAGTCGGCCATATTTGATTCACGAGGAATATGACGTCAACCGATATATTTTTACATGACGTCAAACATTAAATCGGGTGATATatttttgcgccaaaaatgaACTTATTTGCGCCAATGCTACTTCTGCGCCAGTCCATTGAAAAAATATAGGTACCATTTGcgcaaataaaaatattcatctaATTTCGCCAATATTTTGAATGTagcatctatttgtttttttttatatatttttgatatatcaACTACTTCGTAAATGATTTTTTCCCTTGACTCGGCCTTCGTCCGGGCTTGGGATCGGAATTTTACCTACTGAGTTGAAGTCTTCCGGAGCCatgcaaattatttttgaaggtCATTTAGATAAAATGTGTTGCTTTTCGTTTGCAGGCGGttcttaaaaattttgaatattagcCGGTTCTATGTCTGATTCCGAGCCTAATTCACTAGGCATTTTGTTCGGATATCTTGCAAATTTGAACATCAATTTATTATTCGAACgagaaaaatatattcaatacaaAGTAAATAATGTACtttcagaaaatgtttttttattagtaccAAAGTTGaaagaatttgacaaaaagtaaaattacaggcagaaaataattatattcaccaacaaaagaaacacatcaactcaagtggaaaattttcaattgtctATGACGGCATTATATAAGTATAACTGTGCTTGCAAATGGGCCCATACATTTACACAATGCTTGTTGCTGGAGTCATTCAGTGTTTTAAGCCGGTGTATAGAGGAAAattcttctttttcaaattgtttttattttgtagtaatGTTTCAATAGTTTCGGACCTTTCTCATcgatgtttttataaattgtttggaaaagaaaaaacaagGTGGAGAAAAAGGGAGACTAGTACTCAGTTTCAACAGCGTATCCCTTTTCAAtcattaatttgttaattttttaattgcaaaGATTTCTCTTCGTGTttgcaattattttttcttctttactTTTGAACATTTAAGCCACAGTACTTGtatcttgataaagaaaatgCGTAACTATAATTCTTCCGTTTTCAAAAACTCTCcgaaatttgttaaattttgtatcagtataaattgtaaaaataaggaaatgtgtaatgattgccaatgaaacaactatccactgTTTATTTGAACACTGTGGAACCAtctttcaactaaaaaaacaacGAACCTTACTTTtagtttaaacagtatttattaatgatatatattgcaatgttacataaagttcaaataaatgatTCGGAAACAAGTGtgaaaaaaacttatataaatccgtcTCCCTAAAATTACGTTTGCCCATGGAATTTTTAAAAGTCACTTTTCATAAAAGTATTaccgaaaaagaaaataatatttctacGCATAGAGAAGCAAGAGGTCTCAAAATTGTCAATCAATCACTGAAAGACGTCATACCCTTTTACTCAAAATCTTATGACGCGACGTTATTGTTAACGTCACTGACTGCAAATATTCTTGTGTACttttagtccagtcaatctagcataaatttgaccctaacctgaaagtaattgcaacagaatatttttaagttttaatcattagcattataccccaaatatacacagaaaaaagtcccatgaaatctaacttgaggaaaacttaaaatatcaccatttaaaattcctatggagatttgcattgaaaagggaaataactctggcaaaaaaggcagaaatatcaataaaaattgatacaaaattataactttaccgcttctattcatcagaatgtattgattcttgatttttttagcggtctttagagtataacaaacaactctaaaaggtgttttcatatattttatcaacacATAATCTGGATTTCGTAAtttattagttgaccatttattgaatttttcaacatgtcaatgaaaagaatctcaaatttgataaaaaataattaagcacgtattcttgtttttgtggtttaaagtttcttaagataagtaagttgctgaaaaaatataatatacagatctaaacaataccaaattttcacattattttttcaaaatggttacaaagcttcaaatttgcaatttctttaatgaaaaatgtatgaaaacaataaaactacccataacacttcggttttgtatatttcatgagcagaagataatataatttagtcaaatacaaacttataaccccatcaaattATCATactatacataaatttcaagaaaaacaacaaaaaactgaccaaaaaagactaatttttgcaagagttatctcccctcccaatgttaatttccataggaaatttaaaatgctaattttgagttttcctcaagttagattttatgggacttttttctgtgtatatatagGGCATAATACTATAGATTAGAAGTAAAAccttttctgttgcaattagtttgaggttaaatcttagtttgactggactatttagaaaaaaacaagctTGGCAGTAAACGGAAAGTTGCAGATTTTTTCCTGGCACTGAAAgggttaaagaaaaaaagagatattttgaaagtaaatTACAATACATAAAGTGTATAACTGTAATAATGAATGGATATTCTGAAAGTAAATATTCGAAATATACAACTTTGATAATGAATGGATATTCtgaaagtaaatatttgaaatctacAACTTTGATAATGAATGGATATTCtgaaagtaaatatttgaaatataccaCTTTGATAATGAATGGATATTCtgaaagtaaatatttgaaatgtacaaCTTTGATAATGAATGGATATTCtgaaagtaaatatttaaaatatacaacttTGATAATGAATGGATATTCTGAaagtaattatttaaaatatacaacttTGATAATGAATGGatattctgaaagaaaatatttaaaatagacAACTTTGATAATGAATGGatattctgaaagaaaatattgaaaatagacAACTTTGATAATGATTGgataatttgaaagtaaatatataaagtatatacattgtaactgTAATAATGAATGGATATTTTCAAACTGTgataatattgtatataaatatatactgcAACTGTGCTATTTGAGCAGTCGAATTGCATTGACTGTATATTCatatgtaatatacagtcaatgACCGTATATCACCTTGTTTATGACGTTGACAATGGGTTTCCATAGAGTATTATTTATGACGTTAATAAAACATACAGGTTCGCGGAAATTTTACGTCGTCCGCttcatatttaaatatgatgttttttaccctaaatatttcatttagaaCATTTTAAAGAGCTGCAGCATataaagaataaccatacattgtcttgAAATATCAATCggttatttgtactcggctcgaaacaggtaaaaatgctcggcacagcctcgtacaaataacattgatatttcgagacaatgtatggttattctatatGTACATGTGTGTATATGGATTTGATATGTGTGTATATAATAATTGtcgtatgtatatatatgaagtatgatgattaaagataaaaaaaaaaaaaaaaagtgaatctTACTACGAACACAAATGATTCTTGTTCGATTCCCGTTCTGGGATGTAAATTacagggactgaattttcggctctcccttgactcAATATGCGaatatggtcttgaggaaacgatgatattCCTTCAGAAGGGGATAAATGGCTGACCGTGTTGAGAGAGAGAgacatatctcttgcacgtaaaatacacccttgtagatttcgaaaaagagtaggctaatgccgctacaaggcagcactcgcacccgcaaagtaaaagggattaatataagttacaaaacttgtttcccagtccactataaataaatatgtttaaactaaactaacaTGGGATGATTCCCACTTCTCTCTCccttacatatttttttgtcagtGAGGCATAGAGTtgcccttccggagcacctgagatcacccctagtttttggtggggttcgtgttgtttattctttagttttctatgttgtgtcaggtgtactattgtttttctgtttgtctttttcatttttagccatggcgttgtcagtttgttttagatttatgagtttgactgtccctttggtatctttcgtccctcttttgtccCTTGTTTCCTTCCCTCTTCATATGCTTCCCGTTCCTGTAATTGATGGGCGAACATGGAGTAGTTCCCACTTCCACcccctttgtttttttgtgaaacaaacaatttttatattttaccacCCTCGTCACCTGGTTTCCGCCCGACTCCCAATTTCCTTTAACATAACTCCCACTCATTCCAAAGCCTCGATTCAAGAATCATGTCCACCTCAGGGTCGAATTgcgggggggtggggggggtccgagggttggaaccccctttccCCCTTTTCTTCTTGGTTGGGAACACTACTCTAATAGgtttatttacaatacatttgaGATCTTTTTCGTATGGTTTCCATCACTGTAATTGAGGGGTGAACATGGGGTAGTTCCCACTTCCGTCgccctttctttttttatgaagcatatattttttcttatgtcACTACCCTTGTCACCTGGTTCCCTCCCGACTCCCAATCCTCTCTAACCTTACACTCCGACTGATTCCCAAACCTCGATTTAAGAATCATGTCCACCTCAGTGGCGGATTAGGGAGAGGAAGGTCAAATAGCATATATTTCGTCTTAACTTTAGCCAAAATGAAATCCTATAATTACACATGTACATATATCAGCACATTTGGGGTTATCAAACTTGTGTCCTTCCCTCTTCAGGATTTGAGTTGATGATATTATGAGATCGTGACAGCTCCGACTGAACAGTGAACAGTGTTGTAGCAACCTAAACCACTCCCCCAACTATATATGGATGTAGTTATCCGTTAGAAAGATAGTGGCTCAATGCATATATAAGTACTTGAAAATCCGTCTGTCACACACAAACGAATTAACCATTAGGTTAGTTGGTATAGTAAAAATATTGCAGATACTTCTactgaaataaaagtaaaaggGGGGTTATAATTTTACGTCGAGTAGACATGACACTGTTCTCGTATAgtacaataaataaatgaaagtaCGTGCAAGCACTGAAAGGCAAAGATTGCATTCATTTTGTAGTGAGatcgaaaaaaattaaagcattgCTTTGTATTGAGTACTGGAAGGCgatattaaattgatttttgttacTTCCAAAGTAGTTATACAGTCAGGTAAATCTATAACTATCAAGCCGGGCCCATAATGATTTTGATTGCAGATATGCAATttttatcccccccccccccccccccccaactggcaacaaaaaaaaataacagcaaaaaaaaaaccaaaaaaaaccacataaGCGTCACTGAGGGTCAATAGCACCACTTTATCTTGTAAAAATCAGATTGGATCGTACACAAATCTTACTTTCAATCTTCCTCaactttaaattatttacatgtTGATCTGCTAATCTGCTATGTATCAATTATTTCATCATAAATGTCCAAGTATCTATTGTTTTCAGATTCCCTTTCATTTTCTATCCTTTTGTTCTCGGTTTATTTTGATAAAGGCGTCACTTGAATCAAAAGATGAAGACCGCAAAAAACTGCATGCGCATCACGTTTACATAAATTCATATTGGGACGATACCGCTATTTTAATATCGTTGAAAAAGAACAAATGGACCATATAAAAGTTGATGAACTAAGTAACAACTTTTCTAAAGTGGTCCATGCATGCCATTGCTTGCGGACTATTTTTACCCGATGGTAATTCATGcatgttacaaaattttaacatggTTAGCTTGTCATGTAACTGTACTTTTATTTAGGTTGTAACTATTTGATACAATAATGACCGATGATTGTTTAGGTTGTTCTATTTAAGGTATTTTGGTTGTGTTACTTACAAACAGTTTATAAATTTCgattttgaaacttttgaatCGAACTTATCTGACGAGCCGAGTTCCTCAATGAACAGCTAAGAAATCTATCTAAGATGTGTATCTTAGTTTTTTTACTATATGTCATAAATTCAGCATGTCCAAAACAGGCAATTTGGAATTTCCGGTTggaaaataatcatttttgacAATGATTTTTCCTAGAATACGGACGATTCATGGAATTAGATTTGACCTTGTGCAATATCTGTTTTCGCTTCTTTCGATCTGTCTCCATACGATTCCAGTTGTTGAACGTCCACGCTTTCCtgtttatatcatatattcTGTAGAGTCCTGCTATTCAAAAAGGCAGACCTATTTGTATTGGATACTAGGTAAAACCCGCATAACTCGAAAAGTCTATAATAACAAATTGTGTCACATCTTACTCACAACATTGCGaataatgataattggtatTTTCCCCAGAGTTTTCCTGCATTTTAATGAATTTGTGACTGGCTTATTTGCAatatattagaatttgaaacaAGAATATCTGTTCAACTCACACTATAAAGTGTTCATGTTTTATTAGTGAGTCACAAAAAGCAAGACCTGGAATTTTAGGGTTGGATTTATTGTTCAAAAAGGTGAATTTTTAGGAAGTTTCGTGATGATGAAAATAACTCTTTGATATTCCAAATTTTAATCGATAATCAAATTACAACAAATCAGTAAGAACTGGTCACATACTATtacaatattatatgtttatagaAGAGCTTCgaaattttttattaattttaaataattttgggTTTGGTAAACATATTCTGCAGAATAAGACTTATTACCGAGTTTGCATTAACATGATGAGCAACACATGTgtagcagaatctgcttacccttttaGAGCAGCTGAGATCACCCcatttttgatggggttcgtgttgctcagtctttagttttctatgttgagtaATATttcctgttgtttgtttgtctgtttcatttttatccatgtCATTGTcagtatatttcaaaatatgaatttgagtttccctttggtatctttcaacttttttttaaacaaacctCGCCATGCCATTTACCGTTAGCTATTTTAACTCTTTATATGGTTCATTTTAtcgttttttaaatgaataaagatatttcaattccTTTCTAAATCGActgtcattataaaaatatataaaactatttacaaCATGATTCAGATATCCCAGTTCATAAACGAATAGGAAAATGCAAGTTTCATTAGGTGACAATTCACCGAATGTTTCTTGGTTAGTCATGCGTATTAAAGCCAATACCATGAATGATATCAGAGTAACAAAGAATATTACCGATATTACAATTAAACCTGTTGTGACTCTCGCAACGTTGattgtaatttcatttttcttcttcatttcaGTTATTTTATTACACGATCTTAAAGTGTTCTGTGGTATATTCGACTTCATTCCAGTAACCAATGACGCAACAATCAGTAAACCATTCAAATTTGATAGAAGACTGTTAGGATTGAGAATATCGGTATAACATAAATCTTTACTGTTTGGAGATTCACCAAATGATCTATGTGTAACGTGTCGAGACTGAATTAGGGGCCGAATCTTCTGTCAATTTGGTAGTGtgcattttattttcacaaaaattctCAGATAGTTCCAACATCGACTTAATACCCGTGTTTATACATGTGATTTCTTCATTTGAACTcttcttgtatatatttatattcatcatctgttttcttatattattactttttataattgtacGCCGAACGGGAATATATAAGAAGATAATTGTTAATCCTACCAATACACCTTCAGCTAGCAcaaatacaaagtatgaagctgGAAACAATGAATTCTCCAGACTGTCATTTATGAAACATTCAAAACCTTTGGTTgcatttgataaagaaaatgaattggTTCCAGATATGTACCCCATTGGTGCAGCATAAATGGCGGCaagtacaaaaagtaaaatacacaaCTTCCTAGCATCATAGCACGAAATTTGGTATTTCAAAGGAAAGCAAATATGTCTGTATCGTTCTATTGCAATCGATAGAATTAACAAAACTGTCCAGAATCCCCATGTATAACAGTTTACTAGGGATAGACGGCAGATTAAGTCATAATCAAAGGAAAAAGGGTTCATGACCATCACTATTTCCACCGGAAGATAAGTAGAACACACTACAAGGTCGGATACAGCTAAGGCGAAAACGAAAACGTGATAAGTACTTTGCTGTTTCGAATTTCGGGAAAATATAATTAGTATGTGTATGTTTCCAATGATACCAACTAACGATAATACCGCGATAAGCACGGCAACCGGAACTCTTTTGTCTGTTTCATCCTCTCCAATTTCTAGCAAGATGTCTAATAGC
Coding sequences within it:
- the LOC134692468 gene encoding neuromedin-U receptor 2-like; its protein translation is MTNTTRSQLLDILLEIGEDETDKRVPVAVLIAVLSLVGIIGNIHILIIFSRNSKQQSTYHVFVFALAVSDLVVCSTYLPVEIVMVMNPFSFDYDLICRLSLVNCYTWGFWTVLLILSIAIERYRHICFPLKYQISCYDARKLCILLFVLAAIYAAPMGYISGTNSFSLSNATKGFECFINDSLENSLFPASYFVFVLAEGVLVGLTIIFLYIPVRRTIIKSNNIRKQMMNINIYKKSSNEEITCINTGIKSMLELSENFCENKMHTTKLTEDSAPNSVSTRYT